The sequence below is a genomic window from Curtobacterium sp. MCPF17_002.
GATCTCGGTCGGCAGGAGGTCGTCGGCGTGCTTCGCGAGGATGCGGGACACGTCGAGGGCGACGTTGCCGTTGCCGATCACCGCGACGCTCTCGGCCGTGAGCGGCCAGGTGCGCGGGACGTCGGGGTGCCCGTCGAACCAGCTGACGAACTCCGCCGCGCCGTACGAGCCCTCGAGCTCGACGCCGGGGACGTCGAGGTCGGCGTCCTTGATCGCGCCCGTCGAGAACACGACCGCGTGGTAGTGCTTCCGGAGGTCGTCGAGGGTGATGTCCTCGCCGAAGCGGACGTTGCCGAAGAGCCGGACGACCCCGCGGTCGAGGACGTCCCGCAGGGCGTTGACGATGCCCTTGATCCGGGGGTGGTCCGGGGCGACGCCGTACCGGACCAGGCCGTACGGCGCGGGGAGCTGCTCGAACAGGTCGATCGACACGTCGTGGCCGTGGGCCTCGCGCAGCAGGATGTCCGCGGCGTAGATGCCGGCGGGGCCGGCGCCGACGATGGCGACTCGGAGGGTGGGCACTGATCGTCTCCAGTTTCGTTTCGGGTCGGGTGCTCCCGATGGGCTGTTCTGCTGGTGCTCGGTCACGCCGAACCGCGTTGCGCCGCGCGGCGCGGCCCGGTCAGCGGCGGCGTTCCACGACGGACTCGGCGAATCGGATCAACGCCCGCTTCACCGTCCCGTCGGGGAGCGGTGCGAGCGCGTCGACCGCCTCGGTCGCCCACCGGACCGCGACGGCCAAGGTGGCGGAGGTGGCCTCGTGCTCGCGGAGTGCGGCGACCGCGGACTGGTACGGCGCGGAGTCGACCACGTCGTCCGGTGCCGCGTTCACGTCTCGCTCGATCCGTTCGACGAGCGCGACCGCGTCCGGCGCCCCGGTCGCGGCGAGGCGACGGAGCTGCAGCAGCGGCAGGGTGTCGACGCCGGCGCGGAGGTCGTTGCCGGCGATCTTGCCGGTCTTCGCCTTCGCCGGCGCGAGGTCGATGACGTCGTCGACGAGCTGAAAGGCCACGCCGACCTTCTCGCCGAACGTGCCGACGGCGTCGAGGTAGGACCGGTCGGCGCCGGAGAACATCACGCCGGCGCGGGCGGCCGTGGCGATGAGGGACCCCGTCTTGTCGCTGAGCACCTGGATGTAGTGCTCGACCGGGTCGTCCTCGGGCTGCGGGCCGGTGGTCTCGTGGAGCTGGCCCATGCAGAGGCGCTGGAAGGTCTCGGCCTGCATCCGGATGCCCTCGGTGCCGAGGTCGGCCGTGATGAGGCTGGCGCGTGCGAACAGCAGGTCACCGGTGAGGATGGCGACGTTGTTGCCGTAGGTGACGTGCGCTGCCGGGACGCCGCGGCGGACCGGCGCCTCGTCCATGACGTCGTCGTGGTAGAGCGACGCCAGGTGGGTGGTCTCGATGCTCACCGCGGCCTTCACCACGGCATCGGTCACGCCGTCGCCGAGCTGGGCGATGAGGAGCGTCAGGGTCGGTCGGATTCGCTTGCCGCCCGCGGAGAGCAGGTACCGGCTCGTGGTGTCGGCGAGGGTGTCCGTCGAGCGCATCGCTTCTTCGAGGCCCTGCTCGACGAGTTCGAGCCCGTCGTCGACGGCCGAGATGAACCGACGCTCCGCGGGGGTGGCGAACAATCGCTCGCCGATGCCCAACGAGGCGCGGAGACTCGGTGCACGACGTGCGACCGGGACGCTCGGGTTCAAGTGCTGCTCCGTGGTTCGGGGGTGGACCGGTCAGCCGGCGGTGGGTTCGGCACCGGGCTGCTCGACGCTGGTCTGGTCGACGGTGGGCTGCTCGCCGGTGTGCTGGTGCTCGCGGCGCGCCTTCGCGCGTCGGGCGACGGATTCACGGACGGGCTCGGCCACGGGCTTCCGCCCACGGTGCAGCGCGACGATGCCGGCGGTGAGGTTCCGGTACGCCACCATCGTGAACCCGACGCCGCGGAGCCACTGGCTGAGCACCTGCTGCTCCGGCCAGGCCTCGATCGACTCGGCGAGGTAGCGGTAGGCGGCCGGGTTGCTCGACGACAGCCGTGCGACGCCGGGCAGGACCCGCTTGAGGTAGGCGCCGTACCCGAGACGGAGCAGTGCGAGCGGCGGGGTGGAGAACTCGCAGATCACGACACGGCCACCCGGCTTGAGGACGCGCAGCATCTCGCTGAGGGCCTGCTTCGGGTCGTTCACGTTGCGGAGGCCGAACGAGATCGAGACCGCGTCGAACGAGTCGTCGTCGAACGGCAGGTGCTCGGCGTCGCCCTCGACGAAGGTGATCTCGGGGTGGCGTTCGCGTCCGACGGCGATCATGCCGGCGGAGAGGTCGAGCGCGGTGACCTCGGCGCCCTTCTTCGCGAACGCGGCAGCGCTCGTGCCGGTGCCGGCGGCGATGTCGAGGACGCGCTCGCCGGGCTGGGGATCGACCGCTCGTACCGTCGCGACACGCCACAGCGGGGCGTTGCCCGCGGAGAGGATGTCGTTCGTGAGGTCGTACTTCGCGGCGACGTCGTCGAACATGGCCGCCACCTCGTCCGGGCGCTTGTTCAGGTCCGCTCTGCTCACCCACAACATCCTAGAGGTCCCGGCCGAGCGTTCCCCCGTGTGCAGCGCGGGTGACGGTGGAACCCTGCGCGTACGATCGGTCCGTGACCCGAACCACCACGGCGGCCCCACCGCTGACGGTCTCGACCCGGATCCTCGACGACCCGGGCGCCGTCCTCCGCCACACCCTCCGGGACAGCCCGCTCGCCTTCGTCCGGAACGGCGACGGCATCGTCGGGATCGGCGAGGCGCTGCGGTTCACCTTCAGCGGTCCCGAGCGGATGCGCGACGCCTCGGCGGCGTGGCGCCGCCTCGTGGCGGACGCCGTGGTCGACGACCCGGTGCAGCTCCGCGGGACGGGGCTGGTGGCGTTCGGCGCGTTCACGTTCGCCGACGACTCCGCCGAGACGAGCGTGCTCATCGTGCCGCGCGTCGTGATCGGCCGACGTCGCGGCAAGGCGTGGCTCACCGCCGTCGACACCACGCCCGATCCGGAGCCCCTGACCTTCACCCGCACCTCGGCCCCGGTGCCCCGCGTCGGGGAGCACGTCTCGGTGCGGCTGACACCCGGTCGGATCGACCCCGACACGTACGCCGCGCGCGTCGCCGACGCCGTCCGCCGGATCGCCGCGGGTGACGCCGAGAAGGTCGTCCTCGCCCGTGACCTCGTCGGGCAGCTCCCGCCGGGCGCGGATCGTCGGGCGCTCCTGCTGGACCTCGCCGACACCTACCCGCAGTGCGTCACCTTCGCGGTCGACGGCCTGGTCGGGGCGACCCCCGAGACCCTGGCCCGCACGGACGGCACGCGGCTGTCCGCCCGGGTGCTCGCCGGCAGTGCGGCCCGCGGTGCCGACGCGGTGTCCGACCGCGCCGCAGCCGAGGCCCTCGCCGCGAGTGCGAAGGACGTCGGCGAACACGCGTTCGCGATCGACAGCCTCCTCGCCGCGCTCGGCCCGATCGCCACCGACCTGCGTGCCGACCCGGAGCCCTTCCGGTTGCAGCTGCCGAACCTCTGGCACCTCGCCACCGACGTCCAGGCGACCCTGCCGGTCGGGACGACCTCCCTCGACGTGGCCGACGCGCTGCACCCCACGGCCGCCGTCGCCGGCACCCCGACCGACGTCGCCGTCCGGCTCGTCGCCGAGCTCGAGGGCGCCGACCGCGGACGCTACGCCGGACCCGTCGGCTGGCTCGGTGCGAACGGCGACGGCGAGTGGATGCTCGCGCTCCGCAGTGCGCAGATCTCCGAGGACGGCGCCGTCCGGGCCTGGGCGGGCGCGGGCATCGTGGCCGGCTCCGATCCGGAACGCGAGGTCGCCGAGACGGCGCTGAAGTTCCGTCCGATCACCGACGCCCTGGCCTGACGGAGAGCGCCGGGTCGCGCCGGCTCGCGCCAGCTCGTCGAGACACCGCCGGACGGTCGACACCGCCCGAACCGGCGGTGTCTCACGCGCCCGCTCACTCGGCCAGCGGCACCTCGATGACGAGCCGCTCGGCCGGGTCGGTGAGCACCTGCTCGAGGTCGCCCCAGGTCGCCGCGCGGCGGTACTCCCACCCGAGGCCGGTCACCACCCGCTCGACGTCGACCTGCTGCGGGGTCGTCATCATCCGCCGCATGTCC
It includes:
- a CDS encoding isochorismate synthase — translated: MTRTTTAAPPLTVSTRILDDPGAVLRHTLRDSPLAFVRNGDGIVGIGEALRFTFSGPERMRDASAAWRRLVADAVVDDPVQLRGTGLVAFGAFTFADDSAETSVLIVPRVVIGRRRGKAWLTAVDTTPDPEPLTFTRTSAPVPRVGEHVSVRLTPGRIDPDTYAARVADAVRRIAAGDAEKVVLARDLVGQLPPGADRRALLLDLADTYPQCVTFAVDGLVGATPETLARTDGTRLSARVLAGSAARGADAVSDRAAAEALAASAKDVGEHAFAIDSLLAALGPIATDLRADPEPFRLQLPNLWHLATDVQATLPVGTTSLDVADALHPTAAVAGTPTDVAVRLVAELEGADRGRYAGPVGWLGANGDGEWMLALRSAQISEDGAVRAWAGAGIVAGSDPEREVAETALKFRPITDALA
- a CDS encoding demethylmenaquinone methyltransferase produces the protein MSRADLNKRPDEVAAMFDDVAAKYDLTNDILSAGNAPLWRVATVRAVDPQPGERVLDIAAGTGTSAAAFAKKGAEVTALDLSAGMIAVGRERHPEITFVEGDAEHLPFDDDSFDAVSISFGLRNVNDPKQALSEMLRVLKPGGRVVICEFSTPPLALLRLGYGAYLKRVLPGVARLSSSNPAAYRYLAESIEAWPEQQVLSQWLRGVGFTMVAYRNLTAGIVALHRGRKPVAEPVRESVARRAKARREHQHTGEQPTVDQTSVEQPGAEPTAG
- a CDS encoding polyprenyl synthetase family protein, giving the protein MNPSVPVARRAPSLRASLGIGERLFATPAERRFISAVDDGLELVEQGLEEAMRSTDTLADTTSRYLLSAGGKRIRPTLTLLIAQLGDGVTDAVVKAAVSIETTHLASLYHDDVMDEAPVRRGVPAAHVTYGNNVAILTGDLLFARASLITADLGTEGIRMQAETFQRLCMGQLHETTGPQPEDDPVEHYIQVLSDKTGSLIATAARAGVMFSGADRSYLDAVGTFGEKVGVAFQLVDDVIDLAPAKAKTGKIAGNDLRAGVDTLPLLQLRRLAATGAPDAVALVERIERDVNAAPDDVVDSAPYQSAVAALREHEATSATLAVAVRWATEAVDALAPLPDGTVKRALIRFAESVVERRR